A single genomic interval of bacterium harbors:
- a CDS encoding biotin--[acetyl-CoA-carboxylase] ligase: protein MLLNKIGRSIHRFETIGSTQDLARSLILSGANDGEVVISEIQSSGRGRRGDEWVSPKGGLWFSIILFPYNLNVDSLPLFSLGISFAISEAIKQETGLFCFTKWPNDLYVKEKKIGGILIESDISLNRVNWLIVGIGINVNIDKGLLPENATSIKEELKKGVSLEALFFSILNGIDEIYTNIDGILDLLPMIKERCITIGKEVQFENISGRAIDIDLQGRLIIKTKEGKTVYNEF, encoded by the coding sequence TTGTTACTAAATAAGATTGGAAGAAGTATCCATCGCTTTGAGACAATTGGCTCTACACAGGATTTAGCAAGAAGCCTTATTTTATCAGGGGCAAATGATGGAGAGGTGGTTATTTCGGAAATTCAATCCTCTGGAAGGGGAAGGAGGGGAGATGAATGGGTTTCTCCTAAGGGAGGTCTTTGGTTTTCTATCATTTTATTCCCATACAACCTAAATGTAGATAGCCTTCCTTTATTTTCTTTAGGGATTTCCTTTGCAATAAGTGAGGCAATAAAGCAAGAGACAGGGCTTTTTTGCTTTACCAAATGGCCAAATGATTTGTATGTTAAGGAAAAGAAAATAGGGGGTATCCTTATTGAATCAGATATATCATTAAATCGGGTAAATTGGTTAATTGTGGGAATCGGGATAAATGTAAATATAGATAAAGGGCTCCTTCCGGAAAATGCAACATCCATAAAGGAGGAATTAAAAAAAGGGGTCTCTCTTGAGGCTCTATTTTTTTCTATACTAAATGGTATAGATGAAATTTATACAAATATTGACGGGATTTTAGACCTTCTCCCAATGATAAAGGAGAGATGTATTACAATAGGAAAAGAGGTGCAATTTGAAAATATCTCTGGAAGGGCGATTGATATAGATCTGCAAGGAAGGCTTATTA